GAGGGTGTCACAAATGTTGTATGAAAGATCCCCAAGAACAGTTCTTTGATGTTCACTGCACGGTAACTGGGCCATCTTGCTTCATCTTGATGAGACTCCTCTCGATGTTCTGGAGCACTGGTTTATAGCtgcaatattttaattaaattcttaaTCAGGACGTCTAACACAAAATCTTCTGAACAAGGACAAATCCACAAACCATAAGTggaaaagaatggaaagaagaaaatctTACAGGCGTGCTAGACCATTGTATGCGTGTGTAGCTTGTTGAAGCTGTGCACCAAGCTGCATCACCTCTGCTGATAGTGCCTCTACTCTGCTCTGTTCTTTTGCAAGTTGACCCTATATCAAGAACATAACCCAAAGAATAAgcaacataaatataaaatatatttagattGGACAATACCACGTctcaatattaatttttcccAATGGAAGTTCAAGAGAGCCCAGGATATAAAACCAGAGACCATAGAAAGAACTCCCAAAAAGAATAAACTACACAATAACATCCTAACCATCCCACTTAATAAGGCTCTAATAGTTCATTGTGCATTTTCAATTTGGAATTCCTCCTCTCTGCAGAAACCCATGTGCAAATAGAAATACTGAGAAACAAAATCATCTTCAAACTTAATGCTAACCTTGAGGAAGAGAATTTCAGTTGTATATGTCTGGGGACCAGTGTTGTTTCCCCCATCTTTATTGCCTTCTGATAAGCTGAATGGAATCTCATTATTAGGCAATAAACTAGTCTGTTCAGCTCTCAACTTATTTAACATCCCTCGGAGCTCTTCATTTTGCTTTAGACAGTCTTTCACCTACAAGAATCACATGTTAGGCAGATTACTTAAGTTGATTAAGACACAGACATAACGAGATTCCAAATTCCAAAACTTCCAGACACATTAATTAGAAATACAAGAAGCATCAATCATCCAGGACAAAGTAAAAGCAATCAAGTTAGATTTAACAGTTTCAGGCTTAGGCCAATCACCTGAAGACTGGGGGACCTAAATTATCatctatttttagttttatgcTAAGAGATACTTTTTAAGGGACTTCCAAATTTCTCGTTTAGAATCTTTGTACATGTTCCATTGAATACAGTAAGTCTTCTCAATGATGACCATTTGAACCAACAAAGATAAATATTGAATGAACTTGCTCCAAATAAAACATGCACAAATGCATCAAAGTCCTCAAATCTGCAAACCAGTCTGAAAAGTCTCAAGCATAAAAAGCTACCTGATTCTCCCAGTGCACGACTACACCCATTGCATCTTGATAAGAAGATGAAAGATTGGAATTTTCCTCAAAAAGACTCTCTATCACTGAAGACTGAGAATCAATCTGCAAACAAGATTAAGAAGAAACCTTGTCTTAAAAATGTGCTGAGAGTTTCTTATCCAGGTAATTAAAGGACAGCAAAGAAAACACAATACCTCCATAAGGAGTTTTTGTCTACTACTTTCCAATCTCTCAACCGCTACAGCCATATCATGCAACTGCTTCTCCAATTTCTCCTTATCTTcctgcagttttttttttttttttgcaaaatgaaaataaaaaaaataaacaatcagAATGAAAAAGCACAAACCATAGAAGCACTTCAATACCTTTTTCCAGTGTATTAATTAGAGATTAAGTATCACAGAGATATTAAATAGGCATAGGaaaacaatgaaagaaaaataaaaaatttgctgaacgatcaaaagtaaaaaaactgGCACAggttattaaaaataaccaagtccCATTTTTCTGAATGAAAACCAATCAAAGTTTGCACCACAATTGTGACTTGCATATCGTTAACTCAATTATTGTAACAAACACGGAAACTCCAGAAGTttaccacaaaaaaaaatttcttaccAATGAAAATGTCTCCCGAGCTGCTTTTTCAGATGCTGCGTCTGCATTGCACAATATGGGGTCATAAGTCATGTCAGACCACAACTAAATGTAAAACAGTTTACAAAATGCAATTTAGAGAGATCTTATCATCGATACACAAGGATATTGTGTTGgaaaataatgataacaacATAGTGAGTTCCAAGCATACGTCAAACGTCATCTTCTCAAAATGCGCTTCACTAGAAGCTACAGATGCCCCCAACAGGCCCAAAGAGCAACCAACTCATATGGTGCAGTAATATTAATACATGTGTAGCTCATCCACCATCCTAGATAAATTTAACTTCCCACCCTGATCCATATATttatgacttagatctttcaGCCATTCCTCTTTGACATTCGTAAACCCATaatttgcatttcttttttttggttataCAGTTAGTTGCCTGAGCAGCAGGTGGAGGATTTATTAACCAATGCAATCCAATTTGTTAAATCACATGATAGCAATGGAGATAATACATGAGAGACTTATGAGtcattgtggaatttttttttcttttgttgagaTGCAACATTTGATATGGGATAATAAATGGTTGATACCTGAAGTCTTTTTCGTTATAGCTGCAATTTTCTCTTCTAAACCCTGCTTTTCAGACATGAGCGTAGAATTCTGAGCTTGTTCCTCTGCCAATCGTTGTTGCTCCTGATGCCTCAATAGGGATTCTTGCTATAATTTTAACTAACCATGAGACATAGATGAACTTTCCAGGGTAAAAAATTCagaaatttaataatcaagttcTAACCTGTAACTGAGATTTTAAACTAGCTAACTCCCTTTCCAAAGCTTGTATATGATCTGGTGAATTTCCCATTGAGGTAATGCTGCCTAGTGTGCCCATCATTGCTTGTTGTTGAATTGAGTTTAATTCTGCCCTTAAGGCTGCTGCATCTTCCTCAGCCTATTCCAAGAGAAAACTTATGAGAATGAAGAGATTTACCTGCTTTCAAAAAATTAAGCCAAAGATCTACTTGCATACTCTATATTGCTCTTCTTCTGCTTCCTTTAACCGTCTCTTCACTGTGCGAAGTTGGGCTGACAGATCCTCCTACACTAAAATATCAGAATTCATTGgtaaacaataaaaagaaataggtgtggaatatatatatatcaaagaaaACTACagcaaataaaatcaaaatgggGCATACCCGTGCAACAACTGCTGCATCTTTTTCTATGGCAACATCCTTGAGAGCTTTTCTCAAAGATGGTATACCGTTTTGTTCCTGCAATtaacaataagaaaaatcaaattgataatAAAGAGGAATTATGTGAGAGATTACAAATACCACATAAATTGCATGTCATATCTAAGTCGTGCAATGGAACAAGGgcccagaaaaagaaaattagaaacagATTTCCAAATGTCTggattagatttttattttatatttttaattttttttattccaataatGGGGAATATGCCTTGAGAGGCTGACATTTTCCCCAACTATTGACGAAGCAAACCCTAGATGATATGGACCTACCCCTCTACCCTAGAGTTTAGACCACTTAAATACCAAGAAGGTTCGACCTTGGGATCTCCAATTCATTGCTAGGTACTACTACTAAGCTACACCCTGAGGAGCTTCTGGATTAGATTTTATTCTCAAACAACATTCCCTTTTAATCAAACCAAATTTGTAATTTCTCTTGGCCCATCATATGAGTTCGTGCAAATGCTTAAAGTTTAAGCTACTAGCCTATTAATATCAAAAccatatatgataaataaattattctagCACACTCTCTTCTCTATGCTGAACCAATCAAATGAACAAGATAGCTTATTAGATCACTAGAACCATCTacctgtattttttttttcatcccaCACATCACATGGATACATCCAAGTACTTTATGCACACAAAACCGGAGTATCTAAATAGTGAGATGGATTCAAAACCTTGggcaattattttaatttcccaCAATATTGAGTCAAGCTTCTAATCCACAAAAACCAATTCCATGGATTTATTTTGCCAAACAAGTTGCATAAACTTAAGGTCAAAGCAAACACTCACCAGATCATTCAGACGCTTCTGAAGCACATCGTTCTCAACCTCCTTTGCCTGAAGCTGAGTCAGaggaaaccaaaattttcagCCTAATCAATCATTACATAATACCGCCTTTAGCATAAAGTTTCAACACCCAAAGGATTACTATGACAACAATACCCtcgaatttaatttcttattgtCCTCTTCCAATTCTGCATTCCTCTTGTGCAGGCCTTTTAGCTGTGATACCAAATCACTAACATCATTCTGCATTATTgtccaagaaaaaagaaataatttaaattaatgacaCAAAATGAAACAAGAAAAGGAGAAACATGAACACGACTtccacattcaaattaaaattccCCTTAAAGCTTCCTCtgtttaattagaaaaaaaaaaaaaaaacccacaagacccgaaatgaaattaaaaaaataaataaatatatccaTAACTTcacattcaaataaaatttcctttAGGCTTCATCTGATAATTCccccaaaaatataaatatattatataatatacatatatgtgtGTAAATTTCTACCTCGGAGAGTCGATTGCTGCTGTCTGATTGCTTAATCCCCATATTATCTATATGCACGAGAAAccaagaataaattaattaaataacaaacaATTTCAATCATACATGCAAcgaaaataaaagatttatcgACGAGATAGACCGTTAGGGTTTAAAACTTGGCTTAGATCTGGGCCAGAGGCTGCTTTGACTAATCTTTCTGCTGCTCTCTTTTGCCGAATTTCCTCCAACTACAAcgaaatgaattaaaaaaatttaataaaatgtattgaaaagaaaagatgatgcAAATACAAAAGGTGACGCGAAGATGAACATAGAGACGATGATATCCGTACGGTCCGTCGACCTAGGGTTGCGTGATGAGATTCCATGGCAGGGATAAGACACGACGGAGTGGATGGTTTCCCCGCTGGGCAAATCGCCGATCCGAAGCTCTccgaggaagagagagagagatcggCCCCTGAATTTCTCGCCGTCGATGGTCCTGACGGTTGGCTATATGAGAGTTTGGGCTTTTGGGATTAGGTAGAAGTCAAGGCCCAAAGCCAAGAAAGGCCCAATCTTCACCATGGCTGAGGAGTCGAAACGACGACGTTTCTTAGAATCCGCGGTTTTTGGTTATTCCTTTgcagaaattgaaaatttagaaatagcCTGTTACCTAGGTAAGAAGTTAGTGTTTGGTTGGGAGGAAATTGAGAGGGAAagaattagaaaatagaaaatagagaaagagggaagaaaaataaataccacaTAAGGTTGATAACCGAGAAGTTGTGTCTTAGTCATCTTAAACTAATAAAAGTACGTttcataatgattttaaaaaatgttttaaatatttttaatacttgaaaaataaaaattttcaagtattagaaagataaaaacactttttagaatcattgCAAAACGCATACTAACTATCATATccttattgttttgttttttagataTTGAGGGCTAAGTCaagttacatatttttttagacTCTTAGAATTAACAATCTTAAAGTATAtcaatttaattgaaatattcttAAAGTGTGTTTAATGATAATCTTtgaagtgcttttaatatttttaatatttaaataaaaaatatgctttaaaaaatataagaagctaaaaatttgtcataaagattttttcataaattttaattttttaaactaactTATTAAAGTATTTAATATATTAGAGAGATAACCTTAGACTACTCTTGTGACTACCATCCTAAATGATAACCTCGTTATATAGAAATTTTATGGGgctattaataaaataaaaaagaaagaaagatattgTCTATTTAGTGTCAgtctaagaaaataattttaataaaaaaataaaaaaatatgtttgacaattgaaaaacataaacaattttttgtttttaaaaacagaaaatacattatttttaggtttatttttcattatttttacttgcttttttaaggattattttaaaagataattatacaaataaaaaaaaattaacaataaaaatattatttaaaaaataaaaaataaaataaaaatattttacattctTAAACAGAATTATATCCTATGGTAAAAGTAGTTTTTGATGACCAGTTTACCTACCGTTATCAAATAATCCTTTAGTAACGCAAGATGAGTCCCATGCCAATAAGTTCGGGTCGGGAGCAATCCGCATAAACCCGAAATCGCAGTCTGAATTCAGATATCGGGTAAATTCGGAAAGTCGGAAGCCCTAGACAATCGCTCTCTGTTTCTGTTTTTCACTTTCTCTCCCAAGCAGCCATGGCAATAGACAACAAACCAGGTTGGGGTTCCACCCAATCCAAACTCCGGTGGGGCGAGCTCGAAGAAGACGATGGGGAGGATCTCGATTTCCTCCTGCCTCCTCGTCAGGTAATCGGACCCGACGACAACGGCATCAAGAAGGTGATCGAGTACAAGTTCAACGACGATGGCAACAAGGTCAAGATCACCACCACCACTCGCATTCGCAAACTCGCCAAGGCCAGGCTTAGTAAGCGCGCCATCGAGCGCCGATCCTGGGCCAAGTTTGGCGATGCCGTGCACGAGGATGTTGGCAGTCGTCTCACCATGGTCTCCACCGAAGAAATCCTTCTCGAACGTCCTAGGGCTCCGGGTTCGTTTCttcccctttctttttcctCCATTGTGCGATTTTGAATTCTGTTTGTTTCTGGGAAATTAGTTCCGTGGATTTTGTGGGAAAGATTGCGGCTTTGAGATCCCTGGTTGTTTATATGTGATTTATAACAATTTGTTTCTCTGAGAGACCTTGCATCACAGCGACTTGATATGAATTGCAGGTCAAAAGTTCTTATTTTGTTTCGATTAGAACAAGTGCGGCCTCTGTATTTTATTTGGGAATTGGTGGTGGCTTCTGTTCTTAAGTTAATGGAACGCACTGATTTCTGTTGTTAGATTGTTGGGTGCTTGATTATTTGCTTCTTAATCATTGATTGTAGGAGTTAAGGTAtactttgttaaaaaaatttagattgtAGCTTCTCCAATGTCATTTGTTTGGAATATCTGTTATGAGAATACCTGActttatttttaggaattgtaatatattatacataaaCATGCCTGCAGTGTTGGTTGTCAAGGACTATATGCTGGGTTTCTTTCGAAGTTTTGTTTGTGTCCCATTACATGGTGTTCATTGAAATTGCTACTGAGTTTTGAGGTGACAGTGAACTTATTTAAAGATGACGATTGATGTCTTTGTTTGGATGAAGGACTTGCTCAACAAGTTAGTGCAATCCAACCATGTCAATAATTGTGTCATTTGGATAACTTGTTCTGTTTATTCCAGGCTTGAGGGCCTTTTTGTTCACTATGCTAGGGCCAAAATTATCTAATCCATCCAAATTGACTTCATGCTATTCTCATCTAGCATATATCTGAAAATCATTATCACGTCTTTATATCTTTATGTATTTATGGGCTGTGTGCGTCTCTATATACACACAGGTTCATGCATGTGCATCTGCAGATTTTCTATCAAGTAGTTTCCAGTGTCATTGCTgcatttttgtgcatttttaattcttatctCAA
The sequence above is drawn from the Vitis riparia cultivar Riparia Gloire de Montpellier isolate 1030 chromosome 6, EGFV_Vit.rip_1.0, whole genome shotgun sequence genome and encodes:
- the LOC117916473 gene encoding tropomyosin alpha-4 chain isoform X1 produces the protein MESHHATLGRRTLEEIRQKRAAERLVKAASGPDLSQVLNPNDNMGIKQSDSSNRLSENDVSDLVSQLKGLHKRNAELEEDNKKLNSRLQAKEVENDVLQKRLNDLEQNGIPSLRKALKDVAIEKDAAVVAREDLSAQLRTVKRRLKEAEEEQYRAEEDAAALRAELNSIQQQAMMGTLGSITSMGNSPDHIQALERELASLKSQLQQESLLRHQEQQRLAEEQAQNSTLMSEKQGLEEKIAAITKKTSDAASEKAARETFSLEDKEKLEKQLHDMAVAVERLESSRQKLLMEIDSQSSVIESLFEENSNLSSSYQDAMGVVVHWENQVKDCLKQNEELRGMLNKLRAEQTSLLPNNEIPFSLSEGNKDGGNNTGPQTYTTEILFLKGQLAKEQSRVEALSAEVMQLGAQLQQATHAYNGLARLYKPVLQNIERSLIKMKQDGPVTVQ
- the LOC117916473 gene encoding tropomyosin alpha-4 chain isoform X2, which produces MGIKQSDSSNRLSENDVSDLVSQLKGLHKRNAELEEDNKKLNSRLQAKEVENDVLQKRLNDLEQNGIPSLRKALKDVAIEKDAAVVAREDLSAQLRTVKRRLKEAEEEQYRAEEDAAALRAELNSIQQQAMMGTLGSITSMGNSPDHIQALERELASLKSQLQQESLLRHQEQQRLAEEQAQNSTLMSEKQGLEEKIAAITKKTSDAASEKAARETFSLEDKEKLEKQLHDMAVAVERLESSRQKLLMEIDSQSSVIESLFEENSNLSSSYQDAMGVVVHWENQVKDCLKQNEELRGMLNKLRAEQTSLLPNNEIPFSLSEGNKDGGNNTGPQTYTTEILFLKGQLAKEQSRVEALSAEVMQLGAQLQQATHAYNGLARLYKPVLQNIERSLIKMKQDGPVTVQ